A window of Nitrospira sp. contains these coding sequences:
- a CDS encoding PqqD family protein, translating to MALCVEPVIDLVRLFPVRHEDVQGTVLDGECVLLHLITGRYYTLNAVGAFVWERCTGTHSVAHILSCIPEYFDVTALQAQSDGLDLIVQLRQEGLLHTERR from the coding sequence ATGGCGCTGTGCGTAGAGCCTGTAATCGATTTAGTTCGACTATTTCCTGTTCGGCACGAAGATGTGCAGGGGACGGTTCTTGATGGGGAATGCGTGCTACTCCACCTGATCACCGGCCGTTATTACACCCTCAATGCTGTTGGTGCGTTTGTGTGGGAACGGTGCACTGGCACCCATTCAGTAGCGCACATTCTGTCCTGCATTCCCGAGTACTTTGATGTGACAGCTCTGCAAGCGCAGTCGGACGGGCTCGACTTGATCGTCCAACTTCGTCAGGAAGGGTTACTTCACACTGAAAGGAGGTGA
- a CDS encoding lasso peptide biosynthesis B2 protein encodes MSSLRKYWLVLSIGLVLCGVRVALRLVSLKRTLQWLSCNPVVGCAKDHGIDDLAYYLDRWLSIFPYHPKGNCFPRALTLFFYACRAGMPVQFNCGVMKLDQRLEGHAWLMLNGRVFLEPSSYWKDFTVTLTFPPRAVPPDRRVP; translated from the coding sequence ATGTCGTCACTCAGGAAATACTGGTTGGTCCTCAGCATCGGCCTTGTCCTGTGTGGGGTGCGGGTGGCGTTGCGTCTGGTCAGTCTCAAGCGGACACTGCAGTGGTTGTCCTGCAACCCAGTGGTTGGATGCGCCAAAGATCATGGCATCGACGACCTGGCCTACTATCTAGATCGCTGGCTTTCGATTTTTCCTTATCATCCAAAAGGAAATTGTTTTCCGCGCGCGCTCACCCTGTTCTTTTATGCCTGCCGCGCGGGGATGCCTGTCCAATTCAATTGCGGCGTCATGAAGCTTGATCAGCGTCTCGAAGGGCATGCCTGGTTAATGCTGAATGGGCGTGTCTTTCTTGAACCTTCTTCTTACTGGAAGGACTTTACCGTAACCCTTACATTCCCTCCACGCGCCGTGCCTCCCGATCGCCGAGTTCCGTAG
- a CDS encoding amidophosphoribosyltransferase, translating into MTKELPVISPDKFHDECAVFGIYGHKEAANLAYLGLYALQHRGQEASGIVSNDGEQFHIEKGQGLVADIFSQQALSRLPGTMAIGHNRYSTAGGAGLKNVQPLTVNFAFGNLAVAHNGNLINATMLRSELEAYGAIFQSTSDTEVIIHLIAHSRADTLLDRVIDSLTQVRGAFSVVIMTDQGIVAARDPHGFRPLCLGRFRDSWIVASESCAFDLLDAEYVREIEPGELVVLDHRGVTSYKPFAQAKPAMCVFEYVYFARPDSRIFGGGAVYSIRKAFGRQLAQESGVSADIVIPVPDSGVPAALGYSEGSGLPFETGLIRNHYVGRTFIEPEQSIRHFGVKVKLNAVPEVLTGKRVVVVDDSLVRGTTSRKIVKMLRQAGAKEVHMRISSPPIVSPCFYGIDTPTKKELIASSHTRDEIRKYITADSLAYLSLDGMVNAASGIPENYCDACFTERYPISFTRAEELQLGLFETSR; encoded by the coding sequence ATGACCAAAGAGCTTCCAGTCATCTCTCCTGACAAGTTTCACGACGAATGTGCCGTCTTCGGCATCTATGGCCATAAAGAAGCGGCGAACCTTGCCTATCTGGGCTTGTATGCGCTGCAGCATCGCGGGCAGGAAGCTTCCGGCATCGTCTCGAATGATGGCGAGCAGTTCCACATTGAAAAAGGCCAAGGTCTCGTCGCCGACATCTTCTCACAACAGGCCTTGTCGCGTTTGCCCGGCACAATGGCCATAGGCCACAATCGCTATTCCACTGCCGGTGGCGCAGGATTGAAGAATGTCCAGCCGCTGACGGTGAACTTTGCGTTCGGCAATTTGGCGGTGGCGCATAACGGCAATCTCATCAATGCCACCATGCTTCGCAGCGAACTGGAAGCCTATGGTGCGATCTTCCAATCGACTTCAGATACGGAAGTCATCATCCATTTGATCGCCCATTCGCGAGCGGACACGCTGCTTGACCGGGTGATCGATTCGCTGACCCAAGTTCGCGGGGCCTTCTCCGTGGTCATCATGACCGACCAGGGGATTGTGGCCGCGCGTGATCCGCACGGGTTCCGCCCGCTCTGCTTGGGACGGTTTCGCGATTCCTGGATCGTGGCGTCAGAAAGCTGTGCGTTTGATTTGTTAGATGCTGAATACGTGCGGGAGATCGAGCCGGGAGAATTGGTGGTCCTGGATCATCGGGGGGTGACGAGTTATAAGCCGTTTGCCCAGGCCAAGCCGGCCATGTGTGTGTTCGAATACGTATACTTCGCCCGTCCAGATAGCCGTATTTTCGGTGGTGGTGCCGTGTATTCCATCCGCAAGGCTTTCGGGCGACAGCTTGCACAAGAATCCGGTGTCTCCGCAGACATTGTGATTCCGGTTCCGGACTCCGGAGTGCCGGCGGCGTTGGGATATTCTGAGGGATCGGGTCTTCCCTTCGAAACCGGTCTCATTCGGAATCACTATGTCGGGCGTACATTCATTGAGCCGGAACAGTCAATTCGACACTTCGGGGTGAAGGTCAAATTAAACGCGGTTCCTGAGGTACTCACGGGGAAGCGCGTCGTCGTTGTGGATGACTCACTGGTGCGCGGGACGACGAGTCGAAAGATCGTGAAAATGCTGCGTCAGGCCGGGGCCAAAGAGGTCCATATGCGGATTAGCTCCCCGCCGATTGTGTCTCCCTGCTTTTATGGCATCGACACGCCAACCAAGAAAGAATTAATTGCCTCCAGCCATACACGGGATGAAATTCGCAAATACATCACGGCCGACAGCCTGGCTTACCTGAGTCTGGACGGGATGGTGAATGCGGCATCGGGCATACCCGAGAACTATTGCGATGCCTGTTTTACCGAGCGCTATCCTATTTCGTTCACCAGAGCTGAAGAACTGCAACTCGGACTGTTCGAAACCTCACGCTAG